A window from Urocitellus parryii isolate mUroPar1 chromosome 1, mUroPar1.hap1, whole genome shotgun sequence encodes these proteins:
- the Akap19 gene encoding small membrane A-kinase anchor protein has translation MGCMKSKQTFPFPTTFAPEKQDENEETFMPEQEFLPRMPSPVHVNEEVKKPPVPNIVVLEYAHRLSQEILHDALQQWARNNIKYYDIPYIESDSEGLDAVG, from the coding sequence ATGGGCTGCATGAAATCAAAGCAAACTTTTCCATTTCCTACCACATTTGCACCAGAGAAGCAAGATGAGAATGAAGAAACCTTTATGCCAGAACAGGAATTTCTACCTAGGATGCCTTCTCCAGTTCATGTCAATGAGGAAGTGAAGAAACCCCCAGTGCCCAACATTGTGGTGCTTGAATATGCACACCGTCTATCCCAGGAAATTTTGCATGATGCCCTGCAGCAGTGGGCACGCAATAACATCAAGTACTATGACATCCCATACATTGAGAGTGACAGCGAGGGCCTTGATGCTGTAGGATGA